One Cuculus canorus isolate bCucCan1 chromosome 1, bCucCan1.pri, whole genome shotgun sequence DNA segment encodes these proteins:
- the U2AF1 gene encoding splicing factor U2AF 35 kDa subunit isoform X3 produces the protein MQEHYDEFFEEVFTEMEEKYGEVEEMNVCDNLGDHLVGNVYVKFRREEDAEKAVIDLNNRWFNGQPIHAELSPVTDFREACCRQYEMGECTRGGFCNFMHLKPISRELRRELYGRRRKKHRSRSRSRERRSRSRDRGRGGGGGGGRERDRRRSRDRERSGRF, from the exons ATGCAGGAACATTACGATGAATTCTTTGAG GAGGTCTtcacagaaatggaagaaaaatatggtGAAGTCGAGGAGATGAACGTTTGTGATAaccttggagatcatctagttggAAATGTATATGTAAAG TTTCGCCGTGAAGAAGATGCAGAAAAGGCTGTGATTGACCTGAACAATCGCTGGTTTAATGGGCAGCCCATTCATGCTGAGCTCTCACCTGTGACTGACTTCAGAGAGGCCTGTTGCCGTCAATATGAAATGGG AGAGTGTACACGAGGAGGTTTCTGCAACTTTATGCATTTGAAGCCCATTTCTCGAGAGTTAAGACGCGAGTTGTATGGGCGTCGTCGTAAAAa GCATAGATCCAGGTCAAGGTCCCGTGAACGTCGGTCTAGATCCAGAGATCGTGGtcgtggaggtggtggtggaggaggacgCGAACGTGACAGGAGGCGGTCAAGAGATCGTGAAAGATCTGGTCGATTCTGA